A stretch of DNA from Acidobacteriota bacterium:
CTATTTGAACTTGGAACCGCTGGGTGAGCCGGACGAAGCCTTGCTCACGCGGATGAGCGCACAACTGACGCCGCGCGGCCCGGACAGTCACGGCTGGTGGGCCGATGCGGAAACTGGAATCGGATTCAGTCATCGGCGGCTTGCCATCGTTGATCTTTCCAGCGAAGGGCATCAGCCGATGCATTCGGCCAGTGGGCGTTTTGTCATCACGTTTAACGGCGAAATCTACAACTTCAAAACATTGCGGCGGGAACTCGAAGCGGCGGGCCACGGCTTTCGCGGTCATTCAGACACCGAAGTCATGCTGGCGGCGTTTGAGCAATGGGGCGTCGTGGCGGCGGTCAGACGGATGGCGGGGATGTTCGCTTTTGGCTTGTGGGATCGGCGTGAACGCGTGTTGTATTTTGGCCGCGACCGCATGGGTGAGAAGCCGTTGTATTACGGCTGGCTGGGCCAATCGTTTTTGTTTGGTTCGACGCTGCGCGCCTTGCGCGCGCATCCGCATTGGCAGGGCGAGATTGATCGCGCTGCGCTGACCTTGTTCTTGCGCCACGATTACATTCCCGCGCCGCACTCGATCTATCGCGGCGTGCACAAACTGCCGCCGGGCACGTTGTTGAAATTGAGCTATGCCGACGCCGAGCGGCGCGCGTTGCCCGAACCGCAAGCGTATTGGTCGGTGCGGGAAGCTGCAGAGCGCGGTGTGGCGAAGCCGCTGTCGTGCAGCGCAGATGAAGCGGTCGAGCAGTTGGATCAATTGCTGCGCGCGACGATTGCCGATCAGATGATTGCCGATGTGCCGTTGGGCGCGTTTTTGTCAGGTGGCGTAGACTCTTCGACCATCGTGGCGTTGATGCAGGCGCAGAGCACACAACCGGTCAAGACCTTCACCATCGGCTTTGATGAGCCCGGCTACAACGAAGCCGGATTTGCCAAGGCCGTCGCGAAACACCTGGGCACGGAACACACCGAGTTGTATCTGAAGCCGGAAGCGGCGCTCGAACTCATCCCGCAATTGCCGGAAATGTACGACGAACCTTTCGCCGACTCTTCGCAAGTGCCGACCTATCTGGTGGCGAAGCTGGCGCGCCAGCACGTGACGGTCAGCCTGTCGGGCGATGCGGGCGATGAATTGTTTTGCGGGTATCGCCGCTATCAGAGCGCGCAACGGGTCTGGGAACGCGTCGCGCGCGTGCCGACGGCGTTGAAAAAGACGGCGGCCAGCGGCTTGGCGGTGATGGGCAATCTGGCCGGGAATGCGCCGGGCAAGCTGGCGAAGTTGAAATTTCAAGTGGGCAATTGGGAACAGCAATTCGCCGCCGCTTCGCCCGAATTGCTCTATCGCCATCTCGAATCGCGCTGGGATGTGCCCGAATCCGTCGTGTTGGGCGGGCGCGAACCGCAGACGGCGTTGAATGACGCGCGGCAATGGGCGCGAGGCTTAAGCTTCACCGAACAGATGATGTATCTGGACGCGGTGACCTATTTGCCAGACGACATTCTGGCCAAAGTGGATCGTGCGACGATGGCCGTGAGTTTGGAATCGCGCGTGCCGCTGCTGGATCACCGCGTCGTCGAATTCGCCTGGCGCGTGCCGTTGTCATTCAAAGTGCGAGACGGACGGACGAAATGGCTGTTGCGGCAGGTGCTCCATCGCTACGTGCCGCCGTCGTTGATCGAACGGCCCAAGCGCGGCTTTGCGATTCCGGTGGCGGCATGGTTGCGCGGTGAATTACGCGGATGGGCAGAAGATTTGCTGGACGAGCGGCGCTTGCGGCAGGACGGGTTTTTGAACGCGGCGGTCGTGCGCGCCAAGTGGCAGGAAGTGCTGTCCGGCGCAAACATCGGCTGGCGCGATGCAGCGGAGCAGATTTGGACGGTGTTGATGTTTCAGGCGTGGCTGATGCATACAAGTCGTAGCCACTTGCAAAGGTGACGATTTTGAAAGAATACGATTGTGTGCGAATTGTGCGGTTGCTGTCCCCAGAGCGCGCTTATGACGGGACGGATTCGGTTTCACGGCCACCGCAGATTGGGGACACGGGCGCGATTGTCCACGTGTATCAAACAAGCGACAAAGCCGAAGGCTACATTGTGGAGAGCGTTGATTCAGAAGGTAGAACTATTTGGCTTGCGGATTTCTTGCCAGATGAACTTGTTCTGGCTCAATGAAACAATGGATTGGCGAAGCCTTTGGAGTGCGTGCGGCACAGGCCGCCGCTTTGGTATGCCCTTTATAGTTTGAGCGATGAAGGGCATACCAAAGCGGCGGCCTATGCCGCACGCACTCCAAAGACGCTGCGCGTCAGATTCTTTATGTGCGGCATCACTGGCATCTACAACTACGCCACCGAACAACCCGTCAATGAACCCGTGCTGCGCCGCATGACCGATGTGATCGCGCATCGCGGGCCGGATGACGATGGCTTTTATGTCACGGGCAAAGTCGGCCTCGGCCATCGGCGTCTTTCGATCATTGACGTCGCGGGCGGCCATCAGCCGATCTTTAACGAAGACGGCACGGTGGCGATTGTCTTTAACGGCGAAATCTACAACTACAAAGAACTGGCGAAGATTGTCGAAGCGCGCGGCCACACGTTGCGCACGCATTCGGACACCGAGACCATCGTGCATCTGTACGAAGAGTTCGGCGAAGAGTGCGTGGCGATGCTGCGTGGGATGTTCGCCTTTGCCATTTGGGATGCGCGCAACCACACGCTGCTCGTGGCGCGCGACCGCGTCGGCAAGAAGCCGCTCTATTACGCCGATGTCAAAGGCGTCTGCGCGTTCGGTTCCGAATTGAAATGTCTGCTGCAACATCCGCTGGTGCCGCAGGTGCTGAACGAGCAGGCGGTGAGCGATTACTTCACTTATCAATACGTGCCCGCGCCGAAGACGATTTTCAAAGACATCCGCAAGCTGCGCGCCGGGCATTATCTGGTCGTGACGCCGCGCGGTTTGCGCGCGCAACAGTACTGGGACATTGATTTCAGCCAGCCCGAAATGCGCAGCGAAGAGGAATGGTGTGGCGCGCTGCTCGACACCTTGCGCGAAGCCGTGGACGTGCGCCTGATGAGCGAAGTGCCGTTGGGCGCCTTTCTGTCGGGCGGCGTGGATTCCTCCGCCGTCGTCAAGCTGATGAGCGAATTGACGGGGCGGCCTGTGGTGACGGCTTCGATTGGTTTCAGCGAAGAGAAATACAGCGAGGCCGCCGCGGCGCGCGCCTTTGCCGAGAGCTTGCAGTGCGATCATCACGAACGCATCGTCAATCCGCGCGCGGTCGAAGTGATCGAAAAACTGGCCTGGCATTACGACGAACCCTTTGCCGACGCTTCGGCGGTGCCGACGTTTTATGTGGCGCAGGCGGCACGCGAATTCGTGACCGTGGCGTTGTCGGGCGATGGCGGCGACGAGAGCTTCGCCGGGTATCGGCGCTATGCGTTTGACGCGGCTGAAAATCGCGTGCGGGCCTTTGCGCCCGCCGGCTTGCGCCGTCCGTTGTTCGGCGCGCTGGCGGCGGTTTATCCCAAAGCCGACTGGTTGCCGCAGCCGTTGCGGGCGAAAGCGACGCTGAAAAATCTGTCGCTCGATCCGGCGGCGGGCTATTTCACGTCGGTCTATGGCGCGATGGCGAATGAGCGCGCGGCATTGCTGGGCGGCGAGCTGCGGCGTGAGTTGAATGGCTACAATCCCTTCGATGTGTTCCTCGAACATTACCAGCGCGCGAACACGGACGACCCGCTATCGCGCGCGCAGTACGTGGACATCAAGACCTATCTGACCGACGACATCCTGGTCAAAGTGGATCGCGCGAGCATGGCGGTCTCGCTGGAAGTGCGCTGCCCGCTGCTCGATCATCGCGTGCTGGAACTGGCGGCGCGCATGCCGTCGAGCCTGAAGCTGAAAAACGGCGCGGGCAAATACATCTTCAAACGCGCGGTCAGCCGGATTTTGCCGCAGGAGATTTTGACGCGGCGCAAGCAAGGTTTTGTGCTGCCCGTGGCCGAATGGCTGCGTGGCGATTTGCGCCCGTTGGCCGAAAGCTTGTTGTTCGACGCTTCGCGGCAAGACAGTTTGCTCGAACCGGCACACGTCAGACGCCTCTGGCAACAGCATCAGGCGAAGCAACGCGATTTTGCGCGCCCGCTTTGGACGATCCTGATGTTCCGGCTATGGCAGAAAACGATTGTGGATTGTGGATTGCGGATTGCGGATTGAACTTCGCCTTGAATCCGCAATCCGCAATCCGCAATCCGCAATCACGCAGATGAACGTTCTCACCTTCACCACCCTCTGGCCCAACAGCGAAAAGCCGAATCTGGGCGTCTTCGTCAAACATCGCGCGCTGGCGCTGGCGCGGCAGCCAGGTGTGGATAACTTGCGCGTCGTCGCGCCGGTACCGTATTTCCCAAAGCAGTTGGCGTTTGATTTTGTGCCCGCACAGTGGCGGCAGATGGCGGCCATTGCGGAGCAGGAAACAATCGCGGGACTGGCGACCTTTCATCCGCGTTTTTTCAATCCGCCCAAAGTCGGGATGCGCTGGTATGGGCGTTGGATGGCGCACGGTGCTGAAGCCGTGGTGCGCGAGTTGTACGCGGAACAGCACTTCGATTTGATTGACGCGCATTATGTCTATCCCGATGGCGATGCGGCGGTGCGGCTGGGCGCGGCACTGGGTGTGCCAGTCTGCGTGACCGCGCGCGGGACGGACATCAATTTGTTTGCGCGGCTGCCGCACATTCGCCCGCTGATTCAACGCACGCTCGAACGCGCGCACGGCATCATCGCGGTGAGTATGGCATTGAAAGAGCGTATGGTTGAGTTGGGCATCGAGGCCGACAAGATTGCCGTGATTCGCAATGGCATTGACCCTCACGTGTTTCATTGGCGCGAGCAGGCGGCGGCGCGGCAGCAACTCGACTTAAACACAGCGGACAAAATCCTGGTGACGGTCAGCGCGCTGGTGCCGCTCAAAGGCATTGACCGGCTGATTGG
This window harbors:
- a CDS encoding DUF4926 domain-containing protein, coding for MKEYDCVRIVRLLSPERAYDGTDSVSRPPQIGDTGAIVHVYQTSDKAEGYIVESVDSEGRTIWLADFLPDELVLAQ
- a CDS encoding glycosyltransferase family 4 protein, translated to MNVLTFTTLWPNSEKPNLGVFVKHRALALARQPGVDNLRVVAPVPYFPKQLAFDFVPAQWRQMAAIAEQETIAGLATFHPRFFNPPKVGMRWYGRWMAHGAEAVVRELYAEQHFDLIDAHYVYPDGDAAVRLGAALGVPVCVTARGTDINLFARLPHIRPLIQRTLERAHGIIAVSMALKERMVELGIEADKIAVIRNGIDPHVFHWREQAAARQQLDLNTADKILVTVSALVPLKGIDRLIGAMQLVVQTEPPARLYIIGEGPERAALTAQIAALGLQQHVFLKGAQPQGELPAWYAAADVFCLASEREGCPNVVIEALACGAPVVASDVGGIGELVLDERFGLLVPEAEAHAAGLAQRLSAALARTWQREVLAAHGGARGWAEVAEEVLAYWAARGINGAAHPLIR
- the asnB gene encoding asparagine synthase (glutamine-hydrolyzing), with the protein product MCGIAGYLNLEPLGEPDEALLTRMSAQLTPRGPDSHGWWADAETGIGFSHRRLAIVDLSSEGHQPMHSASGRFVITFNGEIYNFKTLRRELEAAGHGFRGHSDTEVMLAAFEQWGVVAAVRRMAGMFAFGLWDRRERVLYFGRDRMGEKPLYYGWLGQSFLFGSTLRALRAHPHWQGEIDRAALTLFLRHDYIPAPHSIYRGVHKLPPGTLLKLSYADAERRALPEPQAYWSVREAAERGVAKPLSCSADEAVEQLDQLLRATIADQMIADVPLGAFLSGGVDSSTIVALMQAQSTQPVKTFTIGFDEPGYNEAGFAKAVAKHLGTEHTELYLKPEAALELIPQLPEMYDEPFADSSQVPTYLVAKLARQHVTVSLSGDAGDELFCGYRRYQSAQRVWERVARVPTALKKTAASGLAVMGNLAGNAPGKLAKLKFQVGNWEQQFAAASPELLYRHLESRWDVPESVVLGGREPQTALNDARQWARGLSFTEQMMYLDAVTYLPDDILAKVDRATMAVSLESRVPLLDHRVVEFAWRVPLSFKVRDGRTKWLLRQVLHRYVPPSLIERPKRGFAIPVAAWLRGELRGWAEDLLDERRLRQDGFLNAAVVRAKWQEVLSGANIGWRDAAEQIWTVLMFQAWLMHTSRSHLQR
- a CDS encoding amidotransferase 1, exosortase A system-associated; the encoded protein is MCGITGIYNYATEQPVNEPVLRRMTDVIAHRGPDDDGFYVTGKVGLGHRRLSIIDVAGGHQPIFNEDGTVAIVFNGEIYNYKELAKIVEARGHTLRTHSDTETIVHLYEEFGEECVAMLRGMFAFAIWDARNHTLLVARDRVGKKPLYYADVKGVCAFGSELKCLLQHPLVPQVLNEQAVSDYFTYQYVPAPKTIFKDIRKLRAGHYLVVTPRGLRAQQYWDIDFSQPEMRSEEEWCGALLDTLREAVDVRLMSEVPLGAFLSGGVDSSAVVKLMSELTGRPVVTASIGFSEEKYSEAAAARAFAESLQCDHHERIVNPRAVEVIEKLAWHYDEPFADASAVPTFYVAQAAREFVTVALSGDGGDESFAGYRRYAFDAAENRVRAFAPAGLRRPLFGALAAVYPKADWLPQPLRAKATLKNLSLDPAAGYFTSVYGAMANERAALLGGELRRELNGYNPFDVFLEHYQRANTDDPLSRAQYVDIKTYLTDDILVKVDRASMAVSLEVRCPLLDHRVLELAARMPSSLKLKNGAGKYIFKRAVSRILPQEILTRRKQGFVLPVAEWLRGDLRPLAESLLFDASRQDSLLEPAHVRRLWQQHQAKQRDFARPLWTILMFRLWQKTIVDCGLRIAD